A genome region from Sphingobacteriaceae bacterium GW460-11-11-14-LB5 includes the following:
- a CDS encoding DNA-binding response regulator, whose protein sequence is MNCLIVDDHVIARRVVSHLLQVDPALKLIAECENAAEAYRNLAVHKIDLLLLDIEMPGISGIELVKGLGDTRPLIIFITSKKDYAATAFDLNVVDFITKPITPDRFLIAINKAKEIHNIQNLFLNNQQDDFVFIRDSGVIRRIKLDDINYLEAKGDYVKIYLNEKVYSVHSSLKSIEDKLPGQTFLRVHRSFIINVGKIDTVEGNTLIMHKNFVPVSDAYKMILNKRIQIL, encoded by the coding sequence ATGAATTGTTTAATAGTTGATGATCATGTAATCGCCAGGCGGGTAGTAAGCCACCTTTTGCAGGTTGATCCAGCTTTAAAATTGATTGCTGAATGCGAAAATGCCGCCGAGGCTTATCGAAATTTAGCCGTTCATAAAATAGACTTACTCTTGCTTGATATCGAGATGCCGGGCATATCAGGGATAGAGCTGGTTAAAGGCCTGGGTGATACACGTCCGCTGATTATATTTATTACTTCTAAAAAAGATTATGCGGCCACTGCGTTTGATTTGAATGTTGTTGACTTTATTACCAAACCGATCACCCCAGACCGGTTTTTAATCGCCATAAATAAGGCAAAGGAAATTCATAACATCCAAAACTTATTTTTGAATAACCAGCAAGACGATTTTGTTTTTATCAGGGATTCCGGTGTAATCAGGCGTATTAAACTAGACGATATTAATTATCTGGAGGCCAAAGGCGACTATGTAAAGATTTACTTAAATGAAAAAGTATATTCTGTACACTCTTCTTTAAAATCTATTGAAGACAAGCTGCCCGGACAGACTTTTTTGCGTGTACATCGTTCGTTCATTATCAATGTAGGCAAAATAGATACGGTTGAAGGGAATACTTTGATTATGCATAAAAATTTCGTCCCCGTATCCGACGCGTATAAAATGATCCTGAATAAGAGAATACAGATATTATAA
- a CDS encoding peptidase M28, whose amino-acid sequence MKKFSIPLLFVALSLSLQAQIVVNRNQDIDKMVKAVNQDSLKSYISKMVSFGTRNTLSDIKSKTKGIGAARNWVLNKFNQFAKQSDGRLTAYLDTITFKPDGKRVDQPTLLGNAVAILKGTDVNDKRVYVVSGHLDSRVTDVMNRTSNAPGANDDGSGVAGVIEAARIMSQYKFSATIIFVAVSGEEQSLLGSGFMAAKAKKENWNVDAMLNNDMIGSNNSSETQIIDNTRLRVFSEGLPSFDLDKNAKSIRQFGLENDGKSRQLARYVKEIGERYVDQLEVKLIYRNDRFLRGGDHTPFVENGFTAVRITEMNENFDHQHQDLRTEKGIKYGDLQEFMDFEYLRKNTGVNIAVLANLAKAPSSPTEVKVDVKNLSNATFLYWKAPANGSVKGYYVLMRETSSAVWEKKFFTSSTELRLPYSKDNYLFAVQSIGNDDTESLPVVPGIGR is encoded by the coding sequence ATGAAAAAATTCTCTATACCCCTACTTTTTGTTGCTTTAAGTTTATCTCTGCAGGCTCAGATTGTGGTTAACCGAAATCAGGATATTGATAAAATGGTTAAGGCCGTCAACCAGGATTCTCTAAAATCGTATATCAGTAAAATGGTTTCATTCGGAACAAGAAATACGCTCAGTGATATTAAAAGCAAAACAAAAGGAATTGGAGCGGCCAGAAACTGGGTGCTGAATAAATTTAATCAGTTTGCAAAACAAAGCGATGGCAGGCTTACCGCATACCTCGATACCATTACTTTTAAACCTGATGGCAAAAGAGTAGACCAGCCTACCCTTTTGGGCAATGCTGTAGCCATACTGAAAGGCACTGATGTAAACGATAAACGCGTTTATGTGGTGAGCGGGCACCTCGATAGCCGTGTTACCGATGTAATGAACAGAACCAGTAATGCGCCAGGTGCCAATGATGATGGCAGTGGCGTTGCAGGGGTAATTGAGGCTGCAAGGATTATGAGTCAGTATAAATTTTCAGCAACCATAATTTTTGTAGCGGTGAGTGGCGAAGAACAATCTTTATTAGGCTCTGGTTTTATGGCTGCAAAAGCAAAAAAAGAAAACTGGAATGTAGATGCCATGTTAAACAATGATATGATTGGCAGCAACAACAGTAGCGAAACACAAATCATCGATAATACCAGGTTACGCGTATTTAGCGAAGGTTTACCCAGCTTCGACCTGGATAAAAATGCAAAAAGCATCCGTCAGTTTGGTTTAGAGAATGATGGTAAAAGCCGTCAGTTGGCACGATATGTTAAAGAAATCGGCGAGCGTTATGTAGATCAGTTGGAAGTTAAGTTAATTTACAGAAACGACAGGTTCCTCCGCGGCGGAGACCATACCCCATTCGTAGAAAATGGATTTACTGCAGTGCGCATCACTGAAATGAACGAAAACTTCGATCACCAGCACCAGGACCTTAGAACGGAGAAAGGTATTAAATACGGCGACCTTCAGGAATTTATGGATTTCGAATATTTACGTAAAAATACAGGTGTAAATATTGCTGTTTTGGCCAATCTGGCTAAAGCCCCATCAAGTCCTACAGAAGTAAAAGTTGATGTCAAAAACCTGAGTAACGCTACCTTTTTATACTGGAAAGCACCTGCTAATGGTAGTGTAAAGGGTTATTATGTTTTAATGCGCGAAACCAGCAGCGCCGTTTGGGAAAAGAAATTTTTCACCTCATCCACCGAATTAAGATTGCCTTACAGTAAAGACAATTATTTATTTGCCGTTCAAAGTATCGGAAATGACGATACTGAAAGCCTGCCGGTAGTGCCGGGTATTGGCAGATGA
- a CDS encoding alpha/beta hydrolase — MHPILIRNNVKILGEGNQVIVFAHGFGCAQSSWKFITDAFLQDYKVILFDYVGSGDSDLSQYDQRKYATLEGYACDIIDIIEALDLTNIIFVGHSVSSMIGMIAALQMPEVFKKLIFIGPSPRYLNDHDYIGGFNAADIETIFEHIADDYIAWSKQLAPVVMDSPLKPELADFLQECFEATDPSVALAFAMATFKADYRDKLKNLEVPSLTLQSSNDIMAPLSVGEFIHKNTPDNFLVVMKATGHFPHISEPEETIREIKDFIEDISLKAASDHLYAS; from the coding sequence TTGCATCCAATACTCATCAGAAATAACGTAAAAATCCTGGGCGAAGGTAACCAGGTAATTGTGTTTGCCCACGGCTTCGGCTGTGCGCAAAGTTCCTGGAAATTTATTACAGATGCTTTTCTTCAAGATTACAAAGTAATACTGTTTGATTATGTTGGATCGGGTGATTCGGACCTAAGCCAATACGACCAACGAAAATATGCTACACTCGAAGGATATGCCTGTGATATAATCGACATTATAGAAGCGCTTGATTTGACCAACATTATATTTGTCGGGCACTCCGTAAGCAGTATGATAGGCATGATTGCCGCACTACAAATGCCAGAAGTATTTAAAAAACTAATTTTTATCGGTCCTTCGCCAAGATATTTAAATGATCATGATTATATCGGTGGATTTAATGCAGCAGATATTGAAACCATATTTGAGCACATAGCCGATGATTACATTGCCTGGAGCAAACAATTGGCACCAGTGGTGATGGATAGCCCTTTAAAACCTGAACTGGCTGATTTTTTACAGGAATGTTTTGAAGCTACCGACCCAAGTGTGGCGCTGGCCTTTGCAATGGCTACCTTTAAGGCTGATTATAGAGACAAATTAAAAAACCTCGAAGTGCCAAGTCTTACCCTGCAAAGTTCGAACGATATCATGGCGCCGTTATCGGTAGGCGAATTTATCCATAAAAATACACCAGATAATTTTTTGGTTGTGATGAAAGCCACAGGACACTTTCCGCACATTAGCGAACCTGAAGAAACCATAAGAGAGATAAAAGATTTTATTGAGGATATCAGTTTAAAAGCAGCATCAGATCACCTGTATGCTTCCTGA
- a CDS encoding TspO protein has translation MKFKPLAFIVNIAITLGVGALGGWATAQSVKTWYPTLNKPSFNPPNWLFAPVWTTLYVLIGIAAYLVWIRRDKIVHFPRTVAIYLIQLILNLGWSFIFFYLHEIGFALAEIILLLIVIVVNASMFYKINKWAGLIFIPYILWVTFASFLTYNIFILN, from the coding sequence ATGAAATTTAAACCTTTAGCTTTTATTGTTAATATTGCCATCACACTGGGGGTTGGTGCTTTAGGAGGCTGGGCAACCGCCCAATCGGTTAAAACCTGGTACCCCACATTAAACAAACCATCCTTTAATCCACCAAACTGGCTTTTTGCACCCGTTTGGACGACACTTTATGTCCTTATTGGCATCGCTGCTTATCTGGTATGGATCAGGCGCGATAAAATTGTTCATTTCCCACGAACAGTTGCGATTTACCTTATCCAGTTAATTTTAAATCTAGGCTGGTCATTTATTTTCTTTTACCTGCATGAGATAGGCTTTGCCCTGGCCGAAATTATTTTATTGTTGATTGTCATTGTGGTTAATGCATCCATGTTCTATAAAATAAACAAATGGGCAGGTTTAATATTTATCCCCTACATCCTTTGGGTAACTTTTGCATCATTTTTAACGTACAACATTTTCATATTGAATTAA
- a CDS encoding patatin: protein MLFVLCCNQLQAQKVGLVFSGGGAKGLAHIGTLKALEENHIPIDYITGTSMGGIVGAMYAAGYSPAEIEKIALSNDFQNWVNGRYTSDYTYYFQKNAPNASMLTAKVAIDTGFHFSFRSNLINDIPLNFAFLELFSQASAVSKDNFDNLFVPYRCMVADVLSQKSITVSKGSLAEAVRATMTVPIIYRPIKLDGKYVFDGGLYNNFPADVMERDFKPDFVIGANVSSKTYNEYPKNIDDRLMNRFLVYMFLSKSDSTMIGKNGVYIQPNLATYSVTNFAPVEELIKKGYDATIADMPRIKALISKRVSDEELAKRREKFNAKKPDLKFSNIIVTGVNSQQKKYVERLFKSDKVSFNLQDIKRGYYKLVADQTFETVYPKISYQAATDSYTFEVVAQPKKSFKLELGGNISTRPISNVFLGAQYNYLNRKSYTFGTSFYSGRFYESVQVNGRVDYPTRLPLFLAAELTYNHWNFYNTSQIFIENPRPIYIEQSDRKIDLMMGMPLNYNTKIVLHATFINNNDRYSPNNTFAVGDLLDQTIFNGFRGSLNFEKNSLNRKQYATNGQSFSLSFNYTTGRENYNPGNIFRNTPGFVKIPGSSRLHQWGSIKLTQENYFLHLKKYTLGYIIEGVISNQPLFSNYYATLLTAPAFYPLQDSRSLFLDKFRATTYAAGGIKNIYNVKKNLDFRLEGYLFLPHKEFELNNFQDINYAKPITKIRYAGTADLVYHSPLGPVSLSYNLYNDAVKRNGVLLHIGYLIYNKRSIE from the coding sequence ATACTCTTCGTTCTGTGCTGTAACCAATTGCAGGCGCAAAAGGTAGGTCTTGTGTTTAGCGGTGGTGGTGCAAAAGGATTGGCGCACATTGGCACCTTAAAGGCGCTGGAAGAAAACCACATCCCTATCGATTACATTACAGGCACATCGATGGGTGGCATTGTTGGTGCCATGTATGCCGCAGGTTATAGCCCTGCAGAGATAGAAAAAATTGCACTGAGCAACGACTTCCAAAATTGGGTAAATGGTCGATACACCAGCGATTACACCTATTACTTCCAGAAAAATGCGCCCAATGCTTCTATGCTTACTGCAAAAGTGGCTATTGATACGGGTTTTCATTTTAGTTTCCGTTCTAACCTGATTAACGATATCCCGTTAAATTTTGCTTTTCTTGAGCTCTTTTCGCAGGCTTCTGCTGTTTCTAAAGATAATTTCGATAATCTTTTTGTTCCCTATCGCTGTATGGTGGCAGATGTGCTTTCGCAAAAAAGTATCACCGTAAGCAAGGGGAGTTTAGCCGAAGCAGTAAGGGCAACCATGACGGTTCCGATCATCTATCGTCCGATTAAATTAGACGGAAAATATGTTTTTGACGGGGGCCTGTACAATAATTTCCCTGCCGATGTAATGGAAAGAGATTTTAAACCTGATTTCGTTATCGGCGCCAATGTTTCGTCAAAAACCTACAACGAATATCCTAAAAACATCGACGATCGTTTAATGAACCGCTTTTTGGTCTACATGTTTCTTTCCAAATCAGATTCTACCATGATCGGAAAAAACGGTGTATACATCCAACCCAATTTAGCTACTTATAGTGTAACTAATTTTGCTCCGGTAGAAGAACTGATCAAAAAAGGCTATGATGCAACAATAGCCGATATGCCAAGAATTAAAGCGTTAATCAGCAAAAGGGTGAGTGACGAAGAACTGGCAAAAAGAAGGGAAAAATTTAATGCAAAAAAACCAGATTTAAAATTCAGCAACATCATCGTAACAGGCGTAAACAGCCAGCAAAAAAAATATGTAGAAAGGCTTTTTAAGAGCGATAAAGTTAGTTTTAACCTACAAGACATTAAACGTGGGTATTATAAACTGGTTGCCGATCAAACTTTCGAAACGGTATATCCTAAAATCTCTTATCAGGCGGCAACAGACAGTTATACTTTTGAGGTGGTTGCACAGCCCAAAAAGAGTTTCAAACTCGAATTAGGCGGCAATATCTCTACAAGACCCATCAGCAATGTTTTTTTGGGCGCTCAGTACAATTACCTCAACCGTAAATCTTACACTTTTGGAACCAGCTTTTACTCCGGCCGTTTTTACGAATCGGTACAGGTAAATGGCCGGGTAGATTATCCAACCAGGCTACCCTTATTTTTGGCGGCCGAGTTAACCTATAATCACTGGAATTTCTATAATACCAGCCAGATCTTTATCGAAAACCCACGCCCCATTTACATCGAACAATCCGACCGTAAGATTGATCTCATGATGGGAATGCCTTTAAATTACAACACCAAAATTGTGCTCCACGCTACATTTATCAACAACAATGACCGTTACAGCCCAAACAATACCTTTGCCGTAGGCGATTTATTAGATCAAACCATATTTAATGGCTTCAGAGGTTCTTTAAACTTTGAAAAAAACTCGCTGAACAGAAAACAATATGCCACCAATGGGCAAAGCTTTTCGCTAAGTTTTAACTATACTACAGGTCGCGAAAATTATAATCCTGGTAATATTTTCCGCAATACCCCAGGTTTTGTGAAAATTCCCGGCAGTAGCCGGCTGCATCAATGGGGCAGCATTAAGCTCACTCAGGAAAACTACTTTTTACACCTTAAAAAATATACTTTGGGTTATATTATTGAAGGTGTTATTTCAAACCAACCCTTATTTAGCAATTATTACGCAACACTTTTAACCGCTCCGGCCTTCTACCCCCTGCAAGATAGCCGCTCGTTATTTCTGGATAAGTTTAGGGCAACTACCTATGCCGCCGGCGGCATAAAAAACATTTATAATGTTAAAAAAAATCTAGACTTTAGATTAGAAGGTTATTTATTTTTACCGCATAAAGAGTTTGAGCTGAATAATTTCCAGGATATAAATTATGCAAAGCCCATTACAAAAATACGCTATGCAGGTACTGCTGACCTGGTTTATCACTCACCGCTGGGGCCGGTTAGCCTAAGTTATAATTTATATAATGATGCTGTTAAAAGAAATGGTGTATTATTGCATATCGGTTATTTAATTTACAATAAACGTTCTATCGAATGA